In Populus alba chromosome 1, ASM523922v2, whole genome shotgun sequence, a single window of DNA contains:
- the LOC118056845 gene encoding nuclear transcription factor Y subunit A-7 isoform X3 has protein sequence MTSSLHDLSDNSEADEQQKESEPQIQSSSPAMALAHPGFSTPNFQYATPQLGAGHAMAPAAYPYPDPYYRSIFAPYDPQPYPPQPYGAQPMVHLQLMGIQQAGVPLPSDAVEEPVFVNAKQYHGILRRRQSRAKAESESKALKSRKPYLHESRHQHALRRARGCGGRFLNSKKKENQEHNEVASGSDGGAHN, from the exons ATGACTTCTTCCTTGCATGATCTTTCTG ATAATAGTGAAGCTGATGAGCAGCAAAAAGAATCAGAACCCCAGATTCAGTCTTCATCTCCTGCAATGGCACTGGCACACCCAGGCTTCTCAACTCCAAATTTTCAGTATGCAACACCACAGCTTGGAGCAGGACATGCTATG GCACCGGCAGCTTACCCATATCCAGATCCTTATTATAGAAGCATCTTTGCTCCATATGATCCTCAGCCATATCCTCCACAGCCCTATGGTGCACAACCGATG GTCCATCTTCAGTTGATGGGAATTCAGCAAGCTGGAGTTCCTTTGCCATCTGATGCTGTTGAGGAACCTGTATTTGTTAATGCAAAACAGTATCATGGTATCTTGAGACGGCGACAATCTCGTGCAAAAGCTGAATCAGAAAGCAAAGCACTCAAGTCTCGGAAG CCATACTTGCATGAATCTCGACATCAGCATGCACTGAGAAGAGCTAGAGGATGTGGGGGTCGGTTTCTCAATtcgaagaagaaagagaatcaAGAGCATAATGAAGTGGCTTCAG GAAGTGATGGTGGTGCACACAATTAG
- the LOC118056845 gene encoding nuclear transcription factor Y subunit A-7 isoform X2: MTSSLHDLSDNSEADEQQKESEPQIQSSSPAMALAHPGFSTPNFQYATPQLGAGHAMAPAAYPYPDPYYRSIFAPYDPQPYPPQPYGAQPMLMGIQQAGVPLPSDAVEEPVFVNAKQYHGILRRRQSRAKAESESKALKSRKPYLHESRHQHALRRARGCGGRFLNSKKKENQEHNEVASGDKSQSNINLNSDKNDIVSSND; this comes from the exons ATGACTTCTTCCTTGCATGATCTTTCTG ATAATAGTGAAGCTGATGAGCAGCAAAAAGAATCAGAACCCCAGATTCAGTCTTCATCTCCTGCAATGGCACTGGCACACCCAGGCTTCTCAACTCCAAATTTTCAGTATGCAACACCACAGCTTGGAGCAGGACATGCTATG GCACCGGCAGCTTACCCATATCCAGATCCTTATTATAGAAGCATCTTTGCTCCATATGATCCTCAGCCATATCCTCCACAGCCCTATGGTGCACAACCGATG TTGATGGGAATTCAGCAAGCTGGAGTTCCTTTGCCATCTGATGCTGTTGAGGAACCTGTATTTGTTAATGCAAAACAGTATCATGGTATCTTGAGACGGCGACAATCTCGTGCAAAAGCTGAATCAGAAAGCAAAGCACTCAAGTCTCGGAAG CCATACTTGCATGAATCTCGACATCAGCATGCACTGAGAAGAGCTAGAGGATGTGGGGGTCGGTTTCTCAATtcgaagaagaaagagaatcaAGAGCATAATGAAGTGGCTTCAGGTGACAAATCACAATCTAATATCAATCTTAATTCTgataaaaatgatattgtttccTCAAATGACTAG
- the LOC118056845 gene encoding nuclear transcription factor Y subunit A-7 isoform X1, with the protein MTSSLHDLSDNSEADEQQKESEPQIQSSSPAMALAHPGFSTPNFQYATPQLGAGHAMAPAAYPYPDPYYRSIFAPYDPQPYPPQPYGAQPMVHLQLMGIQQAGVPLPSDAVEEPVFVNAKQYHGILRRRQSRAKAESESKALKSRKPYLHESRHQHALRRARGCGGRFLNSKKKENQEHNEVASGDKSQSNINLNSDKNDIVSSND; encoded by the exons ATGACTTCTTCCTTGCATGATCTTTCTG ATAATAGTGAAGCTGATGAGCAGCAAAAAGAATCAGAACCCCAGATTCAGTCTTCATCTCCTGCAATGGCACTGGCACACCCAGGCTTCTCAACTCCAAATTTTCAGTATGCAACACCACAGCTTGGAGCAGGACATGCTATG GCACCGGCAGCTTACCCATATCCAGATCCTTATTATAGAAGCATCTTTGCTCCATATGATCCTCAGCCATATCCTCCACAGCCCTATGGTGCACAACCGATG GTCCATCTTCAGTTGATGGGAATTCAGCAAGCTGGAGTTCCTTTGCCATCTGATGCTGTTGAGGAACCTGTATTTGTTAATGCAAAACAGTATCATGGTATCTTGAGACGGCGACAATCTCGTGCAAAAGCTGAATCAGAAAGCAAAGCACTCAAGTCTCGGAAG CCATACTTGCATGAATCTCGACATCAGCATGCACTGAGAAGAGCTAGAGGATGTGGGGGTCGGTTTCTCAATtcgaagaagaaagagaatcaAGAGCATAATGAAGTGGCTTCAGGTGACAAATCACAATCTAATATCAATCTTAATTCTgataaaaatgatattgtttccTCAAATGACTAG